A window from Telopea speciosissima isolate NSW1024214 ecotype Mountain lineage chromosome 8, Tspe_v1, whole genome shotgun sequence encodes these proteins:
- the LOC122672161 gene encoding uncharacterized protein LOC122672161 encodes MTGRRLVLTYAERSQTLVLGSLSLQIILAVFGRHRQRCKSKILYFILWSAYLCADSVAITALSLIAANNMEPYDFNPSSQQPNFVAFWSPFLLLHLGGPDAMTALSLEDNNLWWRHFLGLIIHTSTTSFILIRSFSHPHSSHPLLLSLSIPIFLVGFVKYVERILSLMSASFPQRRYSDFMFPNIEDYQSYVSQWPNSVSVQEQQYQRVISDSHYLFQIFKRIFVNLSISQPTHNFSKNLFRHKDWKEIFKVIEIELQIMFDVLYTKALTRRHKWRFTLKIFSSVLILTVLIFFIFNIKDGDGGVDQDPDPMVRIDIIITYILLSGALILEIYQGILLLRNDWTLILLMKKKYNKLHSLAQKVIPFPSSRLDLLYEVPRWSNSMGQSNLLSICLQSIDVKTEKLSFIKMKRFLWIRDKLEKFWRIDVTYKRIDNELKEVILKHLWERVRIWEAEVRVQRFKNLVYLGISREDHFRSFLNRWGEWVLEKHKFQKFGWTTRLEIDHSILVWHIATDICYYIHSESSNSTFNQFAINYSLSKSLSDHLFYLLIKHSTIVTKKLIPDKRFKEVCEALREVLIDDSVEINNESEACAKLYKDGISGKKIDWVELKEESPLKSIQAARELAKCLMSENPEKRWKIIIGMWLEMLVYVANQCPGDVHAGRLTHGGELITHVWLLMTHLGISTPCETAAINGIGDFGLWSSSLFC; translated from the coding sequence ATGACAGGGAGACGCTTAGTTCTCACGTACGCGGAGCGGAGCCAGACTCTGGTTCTCGGAAGTCTCTCTTTACAAATAATCCTTGCCGTCTTTGGAAGACACCGGCAGCGTTGCAAGTCCAAAATACTCTATTTCATCCTTTGGTCAGCCTACTTATGTGCCGACTCAGTTGCTATAACAGCCCTTAGCCTTATTGCTGCCAACAACATGGAACCATATGATTTTAATCCTTCATCCCAGCAACCCAATTTTGTTGCATTTTGGTCTCCTTTTCTTCTACTCCATCTTGGTGGCCCAGATGCCATGACAGCACTAAGCTTAGAAGATAACAACTTATGGTGGAGACATTTTCTTGGACTCATTATCCACACCAGCACCACTTCCTTTATATTGATTAGATCCTTCTCTCATCCCCATTCATCTCATCCTCTCCTCTTATCTCTATCCATTCCCATAtttcttgttggatttgtgaaataTGTAGAGAGAATCCTTTCTCTCATGTCTGCAAGTTTTCCACAAAGAAGATATTCTGATTTCATGTTTCCTAACATCGAAGATTACCAATCTTATGTTTCCCAGTGGCCAAACAGTGTCTCAGTACAAGAACAACAGTATCAAAGAGTAATTTCTGATTCCCATTActtatttcaaattttcaaaagaaTCTTTGTTAATCTTTCCATTTCCCAACCCACCCATAACTTCAGCAAAAATTTATTTAGACACAAAGATTGGAAAGAAATTTTCAAAGTGATTGAGATAGAACTCCAAATCATGTTTGATGTTCTATACACCAAGGCCTTAACTCGTCGTCATAAATGGAGATTCACTCTTAAAATTTTCAGctctgttttgattttgacTGTTTTAATCTTCTTCATATTTAACATCaaagatggtgatggtggtgttgATCAAGATCCGGACCCAATGGTCCGAATTGACATAATAATCACTTACATTCTATTAAGTGGTGCCCTAATTCTCGAAATCTACCAAGGAATTCTTCTACTTCGAAACGATTGGACCTTGATCTTGCTAATGAAAAAGAAGTATAACAAGCTACATAGTCTTGCTCAGAAGGTAATCCCATTTCCATCATCTCGGCTTGACCTTTTGTATGAGGTACCAAGGTGGTCCAATTCCATGGGCCAATCCAATCTGTTAAGTATTTGCCTTCAAAGCATAGATGTCAAGACAGAGAAGCTCTCATTCATTAAAATGAAGAGGTTTCTTTGGATTAGAGATAAGTTGGAGAAGTTCTGGAGAATAGATGTCACTTATAAGAGAATTGATAATGAATTGAAAGAAGTAATCTTGAAGCATCTCTGGGAAAGAGTTAGAATTTGGGAAGCAGAGGTAAGGGTACAGAGGTTCAAAAATCTTGTCTATTTGGGCATTTCCAGAGAAGATCATTTCAGAAGCTTTCTTAATCGTTGGGGAGAATGGGTTCTTGAAAAGCACAAATTCCAGAAGTTTGGTTGGACCACTAGGCTTGAAATTGATCACAGTATTCTTGTATGGCACATTGCTACAGATATTTGTTATTACATCCATTCTGAATCTTCCAATTCTACCTTCAACCAATTCGCGATTAATTATAGCTTAAGCAAGAGTTTATCTGATCATCTTTTCTATCTTCTCATCAAGCATTCAACAATTGTTACCAAAAAATTGATCCCAGACAAGAGGTTTAAAGAGGTTTGTGAAGCTCTAAGGGAGGTTCTTATAGATGATTCCGTAGAGATCAATAATGAATCTGAAGCTTGTGCTAAGTTGTATAAAGATGGTATTTCTGGGAAAAAGATTGATTGGGTTGAGTTAAAGGAGGAGTCACCATTGAAATCGATTCAGGCGGCACGAGAGCTGGCGAAATGTTTGATGAGTGAGAATCCTGAAAAAAGATGGAAGATCATAATAGGTATGTGGTTGGAAATGTTGGTATATGTTGCAAACCAATGTCCAGGAGATGTTCATGCTGGAAGACTCACACATGGTGGAGAGCTGATTACTCATGTTTGGCTCTTGATGACACATCTTGGTATTTCAACTCCTTGTGAGACTGCAGCCATCAATGGAATTGGAGATTTTGGATTGTGGTCATCATCATTATTCTGTTGA